The genomic stretch TTCTCAACATGTGGGTTTTTTTGGGTAATGATAGACAGCATAGACATGCATTCAAAGATCTTCTTTTCAAGGTCTTTGCTCCTGCTCAATGCTCcagatcaggattttttttttctgaaataggcCAGATTTGTTTGCTATCTACCCAAACCCCCCACCTATAGTTTCATTATGATTGTTCAGAACCCCaaataaaacattgcaaaacTGCATTTAGTGGTTCATAGTGACAATAAGGGGAAGATGTTCTGAAAAGGAAACGCATGTGGTTTTTGTGAAAACTGTTCCTGTAATTTCTCTATTTATCATAGTGGGGTTCCGGATGTAAAGGAGCAATGTTTAAAATAAGTCAAATACAGAATGCCAAAAATTTAGAACTCTCTTGAGAACTGATGTGGTATTAGCTCAACCTACATAAAACTCAAAGAAAAGAtgatatttttttgccttttaatacTATCTGACTTGCCATATAGATTACTATTCCACCCAGCCTGATATTGCTGACCTTGTATTCATATAATACTCAGGAAGGTAAATTCCCGAAAATTTGAGAAGACTGTTAAATCCAGGATAATAAACAGATTACCAGTAAACCTAATAGCTTTTCAACTAGCCATGTTCCAAAAATGACAGAGAGGATgggacaagaaagaaaaatgctatGTAACAGACTTTTCAATCTTACAggccaaaggaaaaaaagaatcaactTCCTTTAGCTAATCCCTTCTTGAAATGAACAGAGAGTATTAACGGTATGTGGTTCATTGAATTTGATGGTAtgggaagatagaaagaaagaaagaaagaaaggaaggaaggaaggaaggaaggaaggaaggaaggaaagagggagggagggaggaaaggaaggaaagaaggaagggagggagggaaagagggagggagggaggaaggaagaaaaaaaagaaaagaaaagaagaaaagaaaagaaaaaaagaaaagaaaaaaagaaaaaagaaaagaacattcatatggtaaattattttttttagaaaaaaatcaatccagtgcTACTTCCACCCAACCCCAAATATGCACGTGCATAAGTATGACTTACTATCAGACATAGTTGCGAAATAGGACTGGCCAAAAATGGAATCTCTATTCACCCAAGTTAAGTTTTTGACCAAATGAGGAAGCAGTTGAAAACATTCTCAGGAAAGTCACTAGAACTTGATGGTTAATATGGTATTGCTCCAATTGCATCATCGGGGTATTCCAAGAAATGCAGTACTCCAAAAACTGTTGGGTTCCAATTCACATCAACCCCAGACAGTAGGTTAATGGTCATGATGGGAGTTCCTTGTTTTCTAGTTTGAGCTCCTGATCTAAGACCCAGACTTAATGAACCTTTAATTATCATGTTAGGAGCAACAACAATCAAAGgtggagaaataataataattattattattattaaattcaaGTATTTGGGCagatcatttattattattgtttaagattattgtCGTTTaagattattgtaatgcgctctacatggggctgcccttgaagagtgttcgaagactccaattagtgcagaatgcagccgcgcgagcgattgtgggtgcaccaaggtacacccacgttacacctatcctccgcaagctgcactggctacctattagtctccgaatccacttcaaggtgctggtcgctacctataaagccctacatggcatcggacctgggtacctgagagaccgcctcctgccgattacctctcccagacctattagatctcacaggctaggtctcctccggattccatctgccagccaatgtcggctggcgactccccgggggagagccttctctgttgcagctccggccctctggaatgagctccctgttgagatccggacccttactaccctcccggccttccacaaagccaccaagtcctggctgttccagcaggctgtggGGGCtaagaagcatctacctccacggaaattgtgaatgttggttttgtttttaatatgttgtctttgtttcatttccccctttcccttgtcttttgtgagccgcccggagtcctccgggagtgggcggcatacaagacaaataaataaataaataaataaataaataaataaataaataaataaataaataaataaatagttatctaccgatatactcgagtataggccgacccgaatataagccgaggcacctaattttaccacaaaaaaactggaaaagttattgactcgagtataagcctagggtgggaaatgcagcagctaccggtaaatttcaaaaataaaaatagataccaataatgtttttgaatatttatttcaaagaaaaacagtaaactagcggtgtattcaatgaaatacttcactcacctcatgatgctgatgtcccgctgtgatgatgatgtcccgtgcagccgcgggagcgatgtcccgcctcctatgacacacggcacagtgattcctatcattggatcactgtaccagaggaggtgggacatcgctatgtggctgcttgccataacaaggaggaggtgggacatcattgcagagcggcaggagggggaggaaggggaatcgtaagacagccctgcattacattagaacgtgaggaggggggatggtgcggtgcgcgctgcgcggcaaactgacacagagggaggggaaactcacaggggcactgggccattcacgagtgtcacccagcggcatggccccgcccctttttctcctccatttcgggcaaatttttcactgactcgagtataagccgaggcggcttttttcagcccaaaaagtgggctgaaaaactaggcttatactcgagtatatacagtaatagaaAGGGCTGATTTGTGAAAGGATGCAGTTTACTTCTATTGTTTCACTCTATTATTTATTGTCATGAAATCTATTTATTGAATTTCAATCTTCTAACGGATAGCTAAGATTGAAGTGGGCCCCAAATCTCATCCAAATATTAAGCAGATCCGACTCTGCTcagcttttaaaatattgttttaaaaagccaCCAAAATAGAAAAAGGAGATAAAGGAGAGATATCTTTATTTAGGAAAACATTGTGGGGTGAAGGTGTCAGTTTAGACTTGATCTGAAGATTTGTGGATGGAAGAATGTGCTTTGGAGAAAGCTGCACCTATTTTGTGGCTTTTTCAAGTCAATATTTTAAAAGCTAAAGCTGTAAAAGGGTGGCAGAACCTAGTGGAGGAGTTAAAGGAGGGAGCAGCCTAGAAACTCCATGTAGCCACAAGCAAACTAAGTCCAACCTCCTTTGAATTCTATTGACCCTTATTTAACCCCAAGCAGGTGTCAATTATTAGTTAAAAAGATTCTTTTGCATAGGTGTGATTAGCAATAAATCCCAAATTTAACTGGACCTTTAcatgtggaccagtggtggggttcaaaaattttactaccggttctgtaggcatggttaggtgggtgtggcatggcttggtgggtgtggcttgatgggagtggcaggggaaggatactgtaaaatctccattcactccccactccagggaaaagattACTGgtaaatccgcattccctccagatcagctgggattcgggaggcagagaatagataggggcagggccagttggaggtggtatttaccggttctccaaactactcaaaatttctgttaccggttctccagaactggtcagaacttgctaatatcacttcTGGAGCAGACAATGGAAAAGATCTCCTGCTGATCTATAAATAATACACAGCCATGCGGATTAAACAGCcttctggtttttttgtacaACTTCCAGTGCCAGGATCTGTTTCTACTTACAATGAACATTCAATGTGACAGAGACATTTGAATGGCCAATCTCACTGTGGGCCACACAATGATAGGTATCAGAATTCCTAGGTTGTATTGGCTCAAATCGCAGTTCCCATCCAGCCATGATATGTGCTGCTTTTGTACCTTTCATAGCCACTGATGGGAGGGTTGCCATTGGCTGAACATTTCAAAACCACTTTGTCATTTTCGCAGAtcacctgggactcaggaggcagagaatagatgggggcggggccagccagaggtggtatttgccggttctctgaactactcaaaatttctgctaccagttctccagaactggtcagaacctgctgaataccacccctgatgtgGACTTGATCTTTCATGCTTGACATAAGCAGTCAGATCTTGGATGCAGCTGCCTAAGAAATTCCAAGTTGAAGAGAATAAGACCACATTGGTAAATTttaggggagggagaaaaaacggtaaagaaacaatggcaaaccacttccatgtTGTTACCAAGAAACATATCCATGAAATCACCAAAGGAGCTTGGCAAGAGATTGCTCAATGTTGACTTTTTTAAAGCAGCCCTCTTAATAAATTATATGTACACACTTTAGTCcccaaaaacatttaatttcaaAAATCTAAGGTCTAATCGGTGAATATAAAACCAAAGTGGCCCCAATACTTCATTTAGTTTCATGAACTTTCATTATAAATATAGAAGCATCTCCCTTACTGGAACAATCATAGCAGATTTAAATAACTTGTCAGTCCAAAGAACAAGTCTAAaatatttgtttgaaataaaagTATGTAGCATCATGTCCCTCTTCACCCTCAACACCAAAGCACTGGATTAGAATatgccaagaaaaaaaagtttgagaaaTCTTTCTGGTCCAGAAAAAACATCTGGTTTATGTACAGGTAATCCCCTACCTACAACCTCagtaggaccagaatttccattgttaagcaaaggggttattaagtgaatcacacccaattttatgacatttttgctgcagtttttaagtgaatcatgcagtcgttaagcaaatcctgtttcccccattgactttccttgtcagaacctggctgagaaggttgcaaatggcaatcccaTGAGCCCAGGCTGCTGAAACAATCATAAATACATACCcgtttgccaagcacccaaattttgttgATGTAAccttggagatgctgcaacagttgtaactgtGGATATTGTAAGTCATTCTTccccagtgctgttataactttgaatggttgctataTGAATGGATAGTCAAGGACAATGTACCTATCCTTGGGTGGGGGAATTACTGTAGGCTGATTTGGACATGTTCTTCCAAAGAAAGAAGGGGTGCCATGCAGAAAAAAACtgtgaccttccttccttccttccttccttccttcctttcttctacaATGTGTGCTCTTaagatataaaaaggttgatgCTGGATGAATGATTAGGTGGGGAgggaacatccatccatccatccatccaaccaaccaaccaaccaatcagccAATCAACCAACTAtgcatatctatttatctatctgtctgtctgtctgtctgtctttctctgtctgtctgtctgtctgtctgtctctctctctctctgtctgtctgtctgtctatctatctatctatctatctatctatctatctatctatctatctatctatctatctagatttagattagatttagatttagaagtttatttatatgccgcccttttccctgaggggactcagggcagcttacaactcaaaaaggtgggggggaacaaacatttaacatgtaggacagtacatcattaaaaacacaacattcataccattcgggtgggttacagtctttagccccaggcctgacgggatagccagattttgagggctgtgcggaaggtctggagggtggtgagggtacgaatctccacggggagatcgttccatagggttggagatctatctatctatctatctatctatctatctatctatctatctatctatctatcatagatATAAAATCTAGATATAAAATCAAAGAGATATAAAATctatatctctctgtctatcatctatctgtctatcatctatctttattgtgtgtgtgtgagagagagagagagaggaagggagggagggaggggggagggagagggagggggagatcaaGATCTATTAAAGTTACAGATTATCCATCTTACCTCAAGGTAATTCATAATACAAGAGCAGTTTGAGAGTGGAATCAAATGAGCAGAAGACATTTGGCTCCCTTCCTCCTGTGATACTGATGCAGCTAAGGCTATATATAAGTGAGAAAACATTTTGCTCCCCTGGACCTCATTCAAATCCTTTTTGCAACCTCACTCTTTAACAGCAAGCTGGCCTTCCATTTTCAAAACGGGAAATCTTTTGTGTGGGAAAGCTCATGTCTGTTCAAGCATCTGCGTGAGTGCACTGACTGCTCCATACTATTCTTTTGCTGTCGATTAGTTGCCTCTCCCTCCTTTCATTCGGGAATTCAAGGTGAAGGACACAGAATTTCCtccatctatttttttccccataattatGAGATAACTTAAACTGAGAAAGAATGAGTCTCCGTTTTTCCTCTACTTAAACCCAACTATCCAGAAAAGGGAGGGTGGCCTCCAGCACCAAATATTAGGAAGAAAGCATCTAAGAaactgagaaaaagaaagattctaTTCATCCCTCTGTTCTTTTTGCTGCCAGGAAGAACCTGAAATATTATTTCCAAAGTACTTAAAGAGCCTACAATATACAACTTCCCGACtcgaaaaaaaggacaaaaatctTCATTTACATAGGAgatattatgaaaatataaaaGGTAAGAGTCCTCTGTcagtttttttctctcctcaatatattttaaagaaacaattatttGTGCCCTGCTGGCGCAGATCACATGCATTTGATCACACTCAACGTTGTGAGCCTCTGAGTCCCTAAGTAATGCATGTCTACACCCCAGTGGTGAGCTCGGTTTCTGCAGACTAATTCCCAGAGATAATAAAAGATCTCAGAATGTCTAACTCTTCTGGATTGTTTGCACCAAGTCTGTTGTCCAATTCATCTTTTCACGCTAATTCCCAAAAGGTTGCTGTTGAATGTTCTCCCTTCTGCACAGTTTCTGCTATTAATCTCATCCGGAGACCAGTTTCCACTTGGCTGGGGCAGATCCCTCACTGAGAGCCCTTGAATTCAATTGCTGTCTTCTCGGTGCCAAGTAAAGGCatggagaatttaaaaaaaggtacAGACCTAAGACGGCATTTCTTTAGCTGGTCCCTCACCTGTATCAATTGTTTAGCTTGTCATTCGGTCAGGCAGCCTACCTGCTGCATACTGAGAAGGCCAACCCTTTTCCTGAACGGTTAAAATATGATGGTCTAATCCCATATGTTAGAGACCACAGGACAGAAGACATCACGAAAACGAAGAATTCAGGCAACACCACCATCTCCCTGTTGGGTCTTTGCTTTCCCATGAGCCAAGACAATCTTCATCCGGATGGAGCTACATTTATCTCTCAGCGAGCGCCAGACTTGAACAATTCCATCGTCCATGGCAGAGGAGAGGAAGTAGAAGATGAGGGGATCCAGAAAAGCGTTGCACGCCGTTGGAAGCAGAGCCACAGTGCGCCACCAAACGTCCTCCCCATAGACGAAGCCTACGATGTGGGATATGTTATAAGGGCCGAAACAGAGGACAAAAACAGACAAAGTGGCCACGGCCACCCGTACAGCACGGCGTTTCTTCCGCAGATGGAGATGCGATCCAACCAGGACACGGATGCATCCGGCGTAGCAAAAAGCTGTGATGAGCAAGGGGAGAAAGAACAGGACCACGGAGAGCTCCAGGCGCACAGGGGCCAATAAAGCCAGCTGGTCTGCGCTGAAGTTGCGGTAGCAGGAAGAGCTGTTCCCAGCGAAAAGGCTGGAGTTGGTGCCCCTGGAGTTCTCGAGAGCAACGAGGAGGACACCGTGGAATCCCACCAAGGCCCAGATGCCCACAGAAACCAGGCAGGAGTAGCACGGCTTCTTGTAAGCTTGGTAATGGAGGGGATAAACGGCTCCCAAAAACCGCCCTGCACTCACCGCCGTTAGGAAAAGGGCGCTGGTGTAAATTGTGCCGAAATGGATCAGGTTGTAAAGGGGACACAGGAAACCTGGCACCGTCCAGTCCATCTTTCCTTTTTCCAGCATCTTAAGAGGTAGGAAAAGGATGAAGACCAAGTCAGAGAGGCAAAGGTTGATCATGTAGATGAGGTTGGGGGTCAAGCGGACCCTGGCACGGCAATAGAAGATGTAAAGGGCCAGGATATTGGAGGGCAATCCCAAGAGGATGGTTGCCCCGTAGACCACCAAAGAAATGATCTCCCAGACTCCCATTCTGTCAGCATCAATGAGCGGGAAGGAGCAAAGCTTCGCTTGTCTACGTATTGCTCCCTTCTATGTTCCAGCAGCGTAAGCAGTGCCAAGAACATCTCAGCTGTTTAGCTGTTAAATAGTACTGTGTGCGAGTAACGAGGGAGCAAGAGCAGATGCAAGAAGCATGGGACAAGGTGAAATGGACCGTGAAAAAATTGTTCAGTGAAAGCGACTGTGAGCCAGGGCAATAAAGCCATAAACCTCAGAAAGTGATGCAAAGGTTCTCATGGCCCACTGGGCTTCTCACTATGCCTGGGTAATCCGGGGAACCAGAAGACAGAACAAGGGGTGAAGAAAAAAGTCTGAATGTCTTAGAAGATGGGCCATGACTGCATTCCTGCAACTCTGGAAATGAGGTCATCTGATACTGGAATTCTCTAATATCCAAAACCTTAAACATTAATGGGGTTTTATTGTTGCCTCATATcttatgattcccccccccccccgaattaaGATCATAGCATATAGACAGGCACAATATTTTGGGTGAGAATAACTGTcaggggtggctcagtggctaagacgctgagcttgtcgatcagaaaggtaggcagttcagcggttcgaatccctaacgccacgtaacggagtgagctccttaTTAAGGAGTGTCATCAGACCGGAATATCGCTGATCTGGGATACTTCTGAAATAATCTTCCCATTGTGGCTTTCCATTTTTGTCAGATTCCACCTCATTCCACAAACCCTGCTACTTTTTGCAAATTTCCCCAAATAGTGTCGGGCAcaagttggaaaaaaatatatgtaaaaggTATTGTAGGCAGGTGCTAACCAGGTATCTTTGCTGCCAATATGGATTCACACAGGTATCTATTCTGATGTGTATCAACAgtgacgatctctgccctccccaccCACTGTAATGCAACTCACACTCTCTCCCCATATTGTTCAACCTGGAGGGCAGGAAATGTCTTCTGAATGCACATAATGGACATGCCCACACAGGCATCCATTCTGATGTATATCAACAGTGACAATCTTTGctcccactagagtcaggaacggctagcacgTATGtgtaagaggaacctttacctttatcttacagATAGTTAGAAGTAGTTAAAACCTAACTTAAAAAGGGGATTTTTGACGCGGAAGCAAAGCTCTGGTTGCCCCCCCACCCACTGGCCATGTGACCACTCTTGGCTTGCTTGGCAACACGGCCACATACAGTATATGGCCATTTGCCGTGTCCTGCAGTTATATGACAGtattttgcaaatgatgttttAAAAACCGGGCACTTTtgatttttggcaaaactgtgCCAGAGGGAGCGATCGGTTTGCTTCATGGAAGTAGTGTTCACCCTTACAGCCATGGTGTTCACTTATTGAGTGccacaaaaaagttgtaaaattgagtcagtcatgtgaccaacccattttataaccttacAATGACACCCTTGTGGATGTTATCCAAGGACTAAATCTTCCTTTTAAACAGATCATGAACAATTGGCAGTGTGGGAAAGGAGAGGCTCAAAAAAAGACAATAATGGCAAACATAATTATGAAATCCAAACCACACACTTCTTTTTGTACATCtgtaaaaagggggaaaaccATCACACATCATTGTGGCCAATATTTGTACTTTTTGTTTAATCACCAACACCCTGTGTATAAAGCTTACACTTTAAACAATTCCTGTTGGTTTTTCTCAGCACATTGcattaacaatatttttaatgttgaatTAAAGCAGGATATCAATCacgcaatttttttaaaaaaaggataacctGTTTCTGTATGGCCTGGAATCTTTGAGAAAGACAGAAACAAAAGCAGATATTTatattagatatagatattgatGATCTACGATTGATTCAGATATATTGATCCTCTGTACGTACGGTATGTGTATATCTTCATTACATATTCAACCTTTATAAATTACTATCAGATGCTGACCAATGCCTTTTTTAACTATTACATGTggacacatcaggggtgggttcctgccagttctaaccttttcaatcaaagaggttccacaaatctacagtgccgtttagaaccggttccagctccctcccccctgcccatctgcacatcatcaagatgaagagcaagaggaggaattctgggagttgaagtccacaagtcttaaagcttccaagtttgaacacccctagggtcttgtaacttgacagctttaagacttgcgtgcttcaaatgtcagagtttctgagccaatattttggttgctaagcaagagcgttgttaagtgagtttcaccacattttacaagttggccacgcccacccggtcacatggctggcaagccactcccacccggtcacatggccggcaagccactccacctggtcacatggccagcaagccactcccacaaaacaggccacacctacagaagaggttctaaaaaaaattgaaacccaccactgtgacacatacatacacatttatacacatttatacacacatacatacacatcatTTAAGTAGCATGTCATATTATATTATTTCTGCCTAAGCATGAAAATAGTACTTCAGGAAGGAAACATGCTCCGATGACTGGTGGAAAGTTTATTCTCTGAACTGAGTCAATCAGGAAGGACAAAATTGTCTCTTTAACATAACACATGCTTGAATCCATAAATATAACTCTGGCTGATTGATGAAAGGCAGATTAATTTTAATTGGCAAGTAAGCACTATCAAAAAGAGAaactcttctttttaaaagtgaaatCCTCTGGGGaggttttttgagggggggaataGTATTTATCTCAAAGATTTATTTCCTAATTGAGAAGATGGTGAGCAAGATAGAtacaaatt from Thamnophis elegans isolate rThaEle1 chromosome 12, rThaEle1.pri, whole genome shotgun sequence encodes the following:
- the LOC116515588 gene encoding G-protein coupled receptor 42-like translates to MGVWEIISLVVYGATILLGLPSNILALYIFYCRARVRLTPNLIYMINLCLSDLVFILFLPLKMLEKGKMDWTVPGFLCPLYNLIHFGTIYTSALFLTAVSAGRFLGAVYPLHYQAYKKPCYSCLVSVGIWALVGFHGVLLVALENSRGTNSSLFAGNSSSCYRNFSADQLALLAPVRLELSVVLFFLPLLITAFCYAGCIRVLVGSHLHLRKKRRAVRVAVATLSVFVLCFGPYNISHIVGFVYGEDVWWRTVALLPTACNAFLDPLIFYFLSSAMDDGIVQVWRSLRDKCSSIRMKIVLAHGKAKTQQGDGGVA